The following DNA comes from Burkholderia sp. HI2500.
CGGATGCGACTCGACGTACTCACGCAGCACGGCGAGCACCTTCTGCGGATCCTCGTAGTTCACGAACGCCTGGAACGCGAACGCGGTCGTCTCGAAGTGCCAGTGCGATTCGACGAAGCCCGGCAACACGAGCCGGCCGGCCGCGTCGACGACCTTCGTGTCCGCGCCGACGTACGCCTGCACGGCCGCCGTGTCGCCGACGTGGACGATCCGGCCGTCGCGCACGGCGACCGCCTGTGCCCACGGCTTGTGCGGATCGACGGTGTAGACCTTCGCGTTGGTCAGAACGAAATCCGCCGGCGTTGAATCGTTGACGGCGGCGCGCGTCGGTTGCATCTGCATGGCCTGTCCTTTCTGTTGATCAGGTTTTCGAAGTGCTTTCACTATAGGCAGACGATTCACGGCGGTATGCCCCCCCGCTGCCGGGGCTTGGACGAATTCCGGCCGCCGCGGGCACGGTCTTGTCATCGTTTTGGGGACAACGCACGAAATTGGTGGGGTTGATTCGGTGAATTCCCGGCTGACGCGTGCACGGCGTTCGCGTAACGTCGTGCTGTCCCCTGACCGCCCACGCCCGACCATGCGACTTCTCCAGCCCGACCCGGCCGCCCGCGGCCACTACCTGATCGGTGTGCGCCCCGACACGCTCGGCGCGACGTTGCGCGCGGTCGGCACGCCGGATTTCGTCGGTGCGATCACGGAGTTCGTCAACGACAGCATCGACGCCGACGCCGTCCACCTCGAACGCTGGCGCGCGGATACGGGCAGCACGTCGGGCTTCGTCGTCGAATGGATCGGCAGCGGCAGCCTGCGCTTCGCAGCCGATACGCTGCGCGTGATGGATGTCTATTACCAGGACTACTGCCAGGTCGATCCGCTGGTCGCGCCGCTGCGCGGCAAGGCCGGCACGCTGCTGGTGCAGCGTCACGTGGAAGGCATCGCGCACGGCGAATTCCGCCGCCGGATCTTCGATGAGCCCGGCATCGAGCAGGAATGCATGCTCGTGCACGGCAACGCGCACCTGCAATACGCACTCGGACTGGCGCGCACCGTCGGCCGGCCCGCGTTCACGATGGACGAGCTGTTCCACTTCCGGCAGATGGTCGACCTGCTGTTCCCGATGTTCGAGCTGCATGCACGCACCTGCGCGGCGCGGCGCGTGGCGTCGGGGACGGTGAACACCGCGTCGCAGGCGGGCTTCGACGCGCGCCTGGAACGGCAGGACGTGCAGCTGTCGCGCCGCGAGCACGAGATCTGCCGGCTGATGCTGTGCGGGCGCTCGGTGCCCGAGGCCGCACAGCAGCTCGATGTGAAGCTGTCGACGGCGGAGTCGTACGTGAAGCGCGCGTTCGCGAAGCTCGGCGTGCGCACGCGCCGCGAGCTGTTCGACTGGGTGCTGGTCGACTGCTGAACGCGCGCCGCGGGCTTAGGGCCTGTTCACGCTAATAACGGGCTTGCGCTGGCCACCAGAAGGGCCGAGCGCAAGGATTGCGACGAAGCGAATACTCGACGTATTCGCGAGGAGCGTGACGCGGCGATCGGCCCTTCTGGTGGCCAGCCCCACGAATGAATTTTCCCGAACAGGCCCTAAGCGGCCAGCGCGGCCGCCTTGATGTTGAACGCGCGCAGCAGGTCCTCGCAGAACGCGTCGACGATCGGCTTGTCGCTCGCGCTGCGCTTCATCGCGAGATGCAGCGGCACGTCGAAGCTGAACGTCGTGCGGCCCACCGCCTTCACGAGCCCGCGCTGCTCGAACGGCTCCGCATAATGCGCGGGCAGGTAGCCGAGATGGCCGCCCGACAGGATCAGGATCGTCGCGGCCTCGATGCTGTCCGCGCTCGCGGTCACGCGCCGCTCGGGCAGCGGATACTGTTCCTCCGGCACCGGATAGGTACGCCAGACCCAGTCGTGAAGCTGCAGGTCGTCGGCGGTCACGGGCCGCGATGCATGGAACAGCGGATGCCCGCGCCCGCAGTAGATCACCTGCTGCTCGGTGAACAGCGGCGTGTAGAGCAGCCCCGGCACGCGATGCCAGAAATAGCCGATCGCGAGATCGAGCTGGTTGTTGACGAGGCTCTCCTCGAGCTCCTGCGGCGACGCGACCTTCATCGCGAACGTGACGGCCTGGTCGCGCTTGCGGAACGCGCCGATCGCATCGGCCACGCGGGCGTTCTCGACGAGCGGCGCCTGGCCGATCAGGCCGATCGAC
Coding sequences within:
- a CDS encoding helix-turn-helix transcriptional regulator, with product MRLLQPDPAARGHYLIGVRPDTLGATLRAVGTPDFVGAITEFVNDSIDADAVHLERWRADTGSTSGFVVEWIGSGSLRFAADTLRVMDVYYQDYCQVDPLVAPLRGKAGTLLVQRHVEGIAHGEFRRRIFDEPGIEQECMLVHGNAHLQYALGLARTVGRPAFTMDELFHFRQMVDLLFPMFELHARTCAARRVASGTVNTASQAGFDARLERQDVQLSRREHEICRLMLCGRSVPEAAQQLDVKLSTAESYVKRAFAKLGVRTRRELFDWVLVDC
- a CDS encoding LysR family transcriptional regulator — its product is MFSNTSDLDLRLIRVFLAVVDARGITAAEASLGVRQSTISTQLSALEARVGFKLCDRGRGGFRLTSKGERFAATARTLVAATSEFVARVRDIDRKLVGTLSIGLIGQAPLVENARVADAIGAFRKRDQAVTFAMKVASPQELEESLVNNQLDLAIGYFWHRVPGLLYTPLFTEQQVIYCGRGHPLFHASRPVTADDLQLHDWVWRTYPVPEEQYPLPERRVTASADSIEAATILILSGGHLGYLPAHYAEPFEQRGLVKAVGRTTFSFDVPLHLAMKRSASDKPIVDAFCEDLLRAFNIKAAALAA